In one Deltaproteobacteria bacterium genomic region, the following are encoded:
- a CDS encoding DMT family transporter has protein sequence MCEGNSLPAVSPISFGLLTSICFAIASLLAQRGYHVAATAWGAWITIAANALFLLAAHLIFESPARLWVADNLIYVAIGLFVPGVTRVLSFRGIRNLGSSVTSTIVNTTPMFSTLLAIVILGERPAPLVLFGVLLTVGGLVIVSWGGEATSYKKSELIFPFLCALLFSFKDIAVRWGLGGGGGQPMLAAAIAAAVSTVEIFVINRFFQREKFILPPLPVARWFIASGVFTGGSFLFMYVAYSMERVSIVAPLVNSYTVFVSILTPFIARQIENVTARKLAGAALVVGGIFAVSLGKD, from the coding sequence ATTTGTGAAGGGAACTCGCTGCCCGCTGTGTCGCCGATCTCATTTGGTTTACTGACCTCGATTTGTTTCGCCATCGCCAGTCTGTTGGCCCAGCGCGGTTATCATGTCGCCGCGACGGCCTGGGGCGCGTGGATCACCATCGCCGCCAACGCGCTGTTTCTTTTGGCAGCCCATCTGATCTTTGAATCGCCGGCTCGCTTGTGGGTGGCCGACAATTTGATCTACGTCGCCATCGGTTTGTTCGTTCCCGGCGTGACCCGGGTGTTGAGCTTTCGCGGCATCCGCAATCTCGGCAGTTCGGTGACTTCGACCATCGTCAACACCACGCCGATGTTTTCGACCCTGCTGGCGATTGTGATCCTCGGTGAACGGCCGGCGCCGCTGGTGTTGTTCGGCGTCTTGCTCACCGTCGGCGGCTTGGTGATCGTGTCGTGGGGCGGCGAGGCGACTTCGTACAAGAAGAGCGAGCTGATATTTCCTTTTCTATGCGCGCTGCTCTTTTCATTCAAAGACATCGCCGTGCGTTGGGGCTTGGGCGGCGGCGGCGGACAGCCGATGCTTGCGGCGGCGATCGCCGCCGCGGTTTCCACCGTTGAGATCTTCGTCATCAACCGTTTTTTTCAGCGCGAGAAATTCATCCTGCCGCCGCTGCCGGTAGCGCGCTGGTTCATCGCTTCGGGAGTTTTTACTGGCGGCTCGTTTCTGTTCATGTACGTCGCTTACAGCATGGAGCGGGTGTCAATCGTCGCGCCGTTGGTGAACAGTTACACGGTGTTCGTGTCGATCTTGACGCCGTTCATAGCGCGTCAGATCGAGAACGTGACGGCGAGAAAGCTGGCGGGTGCGGCGCTGGTGGTGGGCGGGATTTTTGCGGTGTCGTTGGGGAAGGATTAG